A genomic segment from Deinococcus sp. YIM 77859 encodes:
- the truB gene encoding tRNA pseudouridine(55) synthase TruB gives MPVIPVDKPLGLTSHDVVNRARRALGTRRVGHTGTLDPLATGVLVLCVDDSTKLVQFMEADSKDYLAWIALGAGTPTLDAEGPVTEAVPVTPPDEGTVREVLSGFLGPQAQVPPQYSALQVGGQRAYAVARAGGQLDLPARNVTIHALDLLSVSSSVQEAPRAFSPGLEGWRPDPNGRTFDLPPPLGDFPTLLVRASVGSGTYLRSLARDVGAALGVPAHLAGLVRTRVGRFGLAGSVRVEDLAEAEGLPDLAALDFPRIEADEQLARALRQGKRPPSGVVGRHVVTRGGALVAVVDGNGEELRVVRAWA, from the coding sequence ATGCCCGTCATCCCCGTGGACAAACCCCTGGGCCTGACCTCTCACGATGTCGTGAACCGGGCGCGGCGCGCGCTGGGCACCCGGCGCGTGGGGCATACCGGCACCCTCGATCCGCTGGCCACCGGGGTGCTGGTGCTGTGTGTGGACGACTCCACCAAGCTCGTGCAGTTTATGGAGGCCGACAGCAAGGACTACCTCGCCTGGATCGCTCTGGGCGCGGGCACGCCGACGCTGGACGCCGAGGGACCGGTGACGGAGGCTGTGCCCGTCACACCTCCTGACGAGGGTACCGTCCGCGAGGTACTGAGCGGCTTCCTGGGGCCGCAGGCGCAGGTGCCCCCGCAGTACAGCGCCCTTCAGGTGGGGGGCCAGCGGGCGTATGCGGTGGCACGGGCCGGGGGTCAACTCGACCTGCCCGCTCGCAACGTGACCATTCACGCGCTGGACCTGCTGAGCGTGTCCTCCAGCGTGCAGGAGGCTCCCCGCGCCTTTTCCCCTGGCCTCGAGGGCTGGCGTCCGGATCCGAACGGACGCACCTTTGACTTGCCGCCACCATTGGGCGACTTTCCCACCCTGCTCGTGCGGGCCAGCGTGGGCAGCGGGACCTACCTGCGCTCGCTGGCGCGGGATGTGGGGGCGGCGCTGGGGGTGCCTGCCCACCTGGCGGGCCTGGTCCGCACCCGTGTGGGCCGCTTTGGTCTCGCCGGGAGCGTCCGCGTGGAGGATCTGGCCGAAGCGGAAGGCCTCCCCGACCTCGCCGCCCTCGATTTTCCGCGCATCGAGGCGGACGAGCAGCTCGCCCGCGCCCTGCGGCAGGGCAAGCGCCCACCGTCGGGGGTGGTCGGGCGGCACGTCGTCACGCGGGGCGGCGCGCTGGTGGCCGTGGTGGACGGGAACGGCGAGGAACTGCGGGTGGTGCGGGCCTGGGCGTGA
- the scpB gene encoding SMC-Scp complex subunit ScpB, whose protein sequence is MTPTAQALIGAALLAAGRPITRRELADMLGLPEEAAVRATEAFARSLREAELGFEVEAVAGGYRLVVPPALAAHLAPLLAPPPLPPLSAAALEVLAVIAYRQPVTRAEIEAMRGGSASSIVTLQERELVKVVGRSPAVGQPLLYGTTERFLLEFGLTSLEDLPPLEGADFAHLLRG, encoded by the coding sequence GTGACACCCACGGCACAGGCCCTGATCGGCGCGGCGCTCCTCGCTGCTGGGCGGCCCATCACCCGGCGTGAGCTGGCGGACATGCTGGGCCTGCCCGAAGAAGCGGCGGTGCGGGCCACCGAAGCTTTTGCCCGCTCCCTGCGGGAAGCCGAGCTGGGCTTTGAGGTGGAGGCGGTGGCCGGCGGTTACCGGCTGGTGGTGCCGCCCGCTCTCGCCGCCCACCTCGCCCCGCTGCTCGCGCCGCCGCCACTACCGCCGCTGAGTGCGGCCGCGCTGGAGGTCCTGGCCGTGATCGCCTACCGGCAGCCCGTCACCCGGGCGGAGATCGAGGCGATGCGCGGGGGCAGCGCCAGCAGCATCGTCACCCTTCAGGAACGGGAACTCGTGAAGGTGGTGGGCCGCAGTCCCGCGGTCGGACAACCGCTGCTGTACGGCACCACAGAACGGTTCCTGCTGGAATTCGGTTTGACCAGCCTGGAAGACCTTCCTCCGCTGGAAGGGGCAGACTTCGCGCACCTGCTCAGGGGCTAA
- a CDS encoding L-threonylcarbamoyladenylate synthase translates to MKEQSHIAQAIAKAAEHIAAGGVVGYPTETVWGLAARPDAAARLYDVKGREPDKPVQVSCVDAATARTLTRGDTAFDALAPLWPGPLTLVLPASPACPPDLAPGGWVGLRVPDHPVALALLRACGGLLATTSLNPSGRPAARSFAEAQAYGLTPLLLPDGGVPAQGLASTVVRVRGHELEVLREGALPAAVLQEQLRGAAR, encoded by the coding sequence ATGAAGGAGCAATCACACATCGCACAGGCGATCGCCAAAGCCGCCGAGCACATCGCGGCCGGGGGCGTGGTGGGCTACCCCACCGAGACGGTGTGGGGCCTGGCCGCCCGCCCTGACGCCGCCGCCCGACTGTATGACGTCAAAGGCCGTGAGCCGGACAAACCGGTTCAGGTGTCGTGCGTGGATGCTGCCACCGCCCGCACGCTTACGCGCGGGGACACGGCCTTTGACGCCCTCGCGCCGCTGTGGCCGGGACCGCTCACCCTCGTGCTGCCCGCCAGCCCCGCCTGCCCGCCGGACCTCGCGCCGGGAGGCTGGGTGGGCCTGCGGGTTCCCGATCATCCTGTGGCGCTGGCCCTGCTGCGAGCCTGCGGCGGCCTGCTTGCAACCACCAGCCTAAACCCCAGCGGGCGGCCCGCCGCGCGAAGCTTCGCGGAGGCGCAGGCCTACGGCCTCACGCCCCTCCTGCTGCCGGATGGCGGCGTACCCGCGCAGGGTCTGGCCAGCACGGTCGTGCGCGTCCGTGGACATGAGCTGGAGGTGCTGCGCGAGGGTGCCCTCCCCGCCGCCGTGCTGCAGGAGCAGCTTCGCGGGGCGGCGCGGTGA
- a CDS encoding type II secretion system F family protein — protein sequence MPVYEYRVRDRSGKILKSQMEAETASQVRDALRAKSLFIVEIKPPKTGLNAEVKIPGLSDRPPNLKQVAVFSKQLATLINAGVPLVQSLAILQRQIENKAFQTIIRSIRADVEGGLPLSEALVKHPRVFNRLYINLVRAGETSGTLDSILERIAAFQEKELGLRGKIKSALTYPVVVLVFAIGITYFLLTTIVPQFAGILAQLNAPLPLITRLLMAVSDFLKNSGLFILAGIAALVFAYRWYYRTPQGRHVIDDIKLRLPVFGPLLKKSAVSSFARTFGLLISSGVNIIESLEITKGTANNAIVEDTIENAKNVVMVGEPMSASLATSRVFPPMVVSMVAIGEETGALDSMLYKIGDFYDREVDEAVASLTAAIEPLMIVFLGAIVGTIVAGMFLPMFSIIGQLSK from the coding sequence ATGCCGGTCTACGAATACCGCGTCCGGGACCGCTCCGGAAAGATCCTGAAGTCCCAGATGGAGGCCGAGACCGCCTCACAGGTTCGCGACGCCCTGCGCGCCAAAAGCCTGTTTATCGTCGAGATCAAGCCGCCCAAGACGGGGCTGAACGCCGAGGTCAAGATCCCCGGCTTGAGTGACCGCCCGCCCAACCTCAAGCAGGTCGCCGTCTTTAGTAAACAGCTCGCTACCCTGATCAACGCAGGCGTGCCGCTGGTGCAGTCGCTTGCCATCCTGCAACGCCAGATCGAAAACAAGGCGTTCCAGACCATCATCAGGAGTATTCGGGCGGACGTCGAGGGCGGCCTGCCCCTCAGCGAGGCGCTCGTCAAGCATCCCAGGGTCTTTAACCGGCTGTACATCAACCTGGTGCGGGCGGGCGAGACGAGCGGCACGCTGGACAGCATTCTGGAACGAATTGCCGCCTTTCAGGAAAAGGAACTCGGACTGCGCGGCAAGATCAAGAGCGCCCTCACGTACCCGGTGGTGGTGCTGGTCTTTGCCATCGGCATCACGTACTTCCTGCTCACCACCATCGTGCCGCAGTTTGCCGGGATTCTGGCGCAGCTCAATGCGCCGCTTCCCCTGATTACCCGTCTGCTGATGGCGGTATCGGACTTTCTGAAGAACTCCGGGTTATTCATCCTCGCAGGCATTGCCGCGCTTGTCTTTGCTTACCGGTGGTACTACCGAACGCCACAGGGACGGCATGTGATCGATGACATCAAACTGCGTCTTCCTGTCTTTGGCCCCCTGCTCAAAAAGAGTGCAGTCAGCTCCTTTGCTCGTACCTTTGGCCTTCTGATCAGCAGCGGCGTCAACATCATCGAGAGCTTGGAAATCACCAAGGGGACCGCCAACAATGCCATTGTCGAGGACACCATCGAAAACGCCAAGAATGTGGTGATGGTGGGCGAGCCGATGAGTGCCAGCCTGGCGACCAGCCGGGTGTTCCCGCCGATGGTGGTCAGCATGGTGGCAATCGGTGAAGAAACCGGTGCACTCGACAGCATGCTCTATAAAATTGGCGACTTCTACGACCGCGAGGTGGATGAGGCGGTGGCCAGCCTCACCGCTGCGATCGAGCCGCTGATGATCGTCTTCCTGGGGGCGATTGTGGGGACCATCGTGGCGGGGATGTTTCTCCCGATGTTCAGCATCATCGGCCAGCTCAGCAAGTAG
- the gatA gene encoding Asp-tRNA(Asn)/Glu-tRNA(Gln) amidotransferase subunit GatA produces the protein MPDVSLTATDLARAVQAREITPQALLDAARARAQAARDLNALISLNDRAEAQAAQVQARLDAGETLPLAGVPVTVKDNINVTGTRTTCGSRILANYVSPYDATVVERLHAAGAIILGKANMDEFAMGSSTESSASGPALNPWDRTRVPGGSSGGSAVAVAANITPVALGSDTGGSVRQPAAFTGIYGLKPTYGRVSRYGLVAYASSLDQIGPFARTAADLALLMNVLAGHDPRDATSLDVPPAFQPGTPDDLRGIKVGVIRESLSGNTPGVEAALRATLDALRGAGASVREVSVPNVQHAVAAYYLIAMPEASSNLARYDGMVYGARVPAGDVMESMTRAREEGFGPEVKRRVMLGTYALSSGYYDAYYSKAMRVRRLIAQDFARALAEVDLLVTPTSPFPAFRRGERTQDPLAMYAADVDTVAINLAGLPALSVPAGFEEVDGKRLPVGIQFIAPALKDEVLVRLAGGLEGIGAVKVEAPGH, from the coding sequence ATGCCGGATGTGTCGCTGACCGCCACCGACCTCGCCCGCGCCGTGCAGGCGCGTGAAATCACCCCCCAGGCCCTGCTGGACGCTGCCCGCGCCCGTGCCCAGGCGGCGCGCGACCTCAACGCCCTGATCAGCCTCAATGACCGTGCCGAGGCGCAGGCTGCGCAGGTGCAGGCCCGTCTCGACGCCGGGGAGACGCTGCCCCTGGCGGGCGTGCCGGTCACCGTGAAGGACAACATCAACGTGACGGGCACCCGCACGACCTGTGGCAGCCGTATCCTGGCGAACTACGTGTCCCCCTACGACGCGACGGTCGTCGAGCGGCTGCACGCGGCGGGCGCCATCATTCTGGGCAAGGCGAACATGGACGAGTTCGCGATGGGGTCGAGCACCGAGAGCAGTGCGAGCGGCCCCGCCCTCAATCCCTGGGACCGGACGCGCGTACCGGGCGGCAGCAGCGGCGGAAGCGCTGTGGCGGTCGCCGCGAACATCACGCCCGTCGCGCTGGGAAGCGACACGGGCGGCTCGGTGCGCCAGCCTGCGGCCTTCACCGGCATCTACGGCCTGAAGCCCACCTACGGGCGGGTGAGCCGTTACGGCCTGGTGGCCTACGCCAGCAGCCTCGACCAGATTGGCCCCTTTGCCCGCACCGCCGCCGACCTGGCCCTTTTGATGAACGTCCTGGCCGGGCATGACCCGCGCGACGCCACCAGCCTGGACGTGCCCCCCGCCTTCCAGCCGGGCACTCCAGACGACCTGCGGGGGATCAAGGTCGGCGTGATTCGCGAGAGCCTGAGCGGCAACACGCCCGGCGTGGAGGCGGCGCTGCGAGCCACCCTGGACGCTCTGCGTGGGGCCGGGGCGAGCGTTCGCGAAGTCAGCGTGCCGAACGTTCAGCACGCCGTCGCGGCCTATTACCTGATCGCCATGCCGGAAGCGAGTTCCAACCTGGCCCGCTATGACGGCATGGTCTACGGCGCGCGTGTTCCGGCGGGCGACGTGATGGAGAGCATGACAAGGGCGCGTGAGGAGGGCTTTGGGCCGGAGGTGAAGCGGCGCGTCATGCTGGGCACCTATGCCCTCTCCAGCGGCTACTACGACGCCTACTACAGCAAGGCGATGCGGGTGCGCCGCCTGATCGCGCAGGACTTTGCCCGCGCCCTGGCGGAGGTGGACCTGCTGGTGACGCCCACCAGCCCCTTCCCTGCCTTCCGGCGCGGCGAGAGGACGCAAGACCCCCTCGCCATGTACGCCGCCGACGTGGACACGGTCGCCATCAACCTCGCGGGGCTGCCCGCCCTCAGTGTTCCCGCCGGGTTCGAGGAGGTGGACGGCAAGAGGCTTCCCGTCGGCATCCAGTTCATCGCGCCCGCCCTGAAGGATGAGGTGCTGGTCCGGCTGGCGGGCGGGCTGGAAGGCATCGGGGCGGTAAAGGTGGAGGCACCGGGGCACTAG